In one Luteolibacter arcticus genomic region, the following are encoded:
- a CDS encoding TIR domain-containing protein, with protein sequence MKNLPLIVHIIFHPGSAGARDLARHIHRQLNVDPMVPGLRVPTIFCEGQQGNKPPLKFRLGHAERTVVVVLADDVINLDDEWCSFIGDVWEHCLKASARFVPFQLAKGAWPLDPRLEKVNFARAYSFADDQARRPWIVQRIVVEVCRYLSDLDPVDEAGKKSPVPIKIFLSHTKLDLGHDPYITNKVLDCLKADQPIEAWVDSGSILVGSLFGQEIESGIKNTSLLVLLTDSYATREWCREEILLAKEHQRPVAVIDALKEYESRSFPYLGNVPRIRWDDDPQKGIDLVLKETLRHLHDHALLERWKVADDIIFARPPEFATLAGMTHGSRILYPDPPVGEGEKRRLERTGVLFETPLQRLASDRSLQGLKIGLSMSESTDIALYGMDNLHLEECMAELSRYLLIKGATLAYGGHLGSEGYTRRLIELVSTYNTNRAHGTAALDRIVNYRGWPLLDLAEAQRSELKPLCQTVLLPRPADVDESLHPEICKQAPSFAATDSAEHRFAWARGMTEMREFQADRTKSGVAAMIVLGGRFGPTVRTDKDGNKSEEWYSGRIPGVLEEVLLAIKLGQPVFLIGAFGGVAELVIDLLRGEDRMEATWDYQKNAPHSVKMRELYERRGIGWVDYPEIVATIRAKGIAGINPLLTEEEQHELFDTVSYARIVELILAGLGKL encoded by the coding sequence ATGAAAAACCTCCCTCTGATCGTCCACATAATATTCCATCCCGGCTCCGCCGGAGCCCGGGATCTGGCGCGGCATATTCATCGCCAGCTCAATGTCGATCCCATGGTACCGGGTTTGCGGGTACCAACTATCTTTTGCGAAGGCCAACAAGGTAACAAGCCGCCTCTGAAATTCCGCCTGGGGCATGCCGAGCGAACGGTCGTCGTGGTCTTGGCGGATGACGTGATCAATCTGGACGACGAATGGTGCAGCTTCATCGGCGACGTTTGGGAGCATTGCCTGAAAGCCTCGGCACGGTTCGTGCCATTCCAGCTCGCGAAGGGGGCTTGGCCCCTAGATCCGCGGCTCGAGAAGGTCAACTTCGCCCGGGCTTATTCATTCGCCGACGATCAAGCCCGACGGCCTTGGATCGTGCAGCGCATCGTGGTCGAGGTCTGCCGCTATCTAAGCGACCTGGACCCGGTGGACGAGGCGGGAAAAAAGTCACCGGTTCCCATCAAGATTTTCTTGAGCCACACCAAGCTCGACCTGGGACACGATCCATACATCACCAACAAAGTGCTCGACTGCCTCAAAGCGGATCAGCCGATCGAGGCGTGGGTCGACTCCGGAAGCATCTTGGTCGGCTCCTTGTTCGGGCAGGAGATTGAAAGCGGGATCAAAAACACCTCGCTGCTTGTGCTTCTCACGGACTCCTACGCGACGCGCGAGTGGTGCCGCGAGGAGATCCTGCTGGCGAAGGAGCATCAGCGTCCCGTGGCAGTGATTGATGCACTTAAGGAATATGAAAGCAGGAGCTTCCCTTATCTGGGCAATGTCCCGCGCATCCGCTGGGACGATGACCCCCAGAAAGGAATCGATCTCGTCCTGAAGGAGACGCTGAGGCATTTGCACGACCATGCCCTGCTGGAGCGGTGGAAGGTAGCGGATGATATAATCTTCGCGAGACCGCCGGAGTTCGCTACCCTAGCCGGCATGACACACGGCAGCCGAATCCTCTATCCAGACCCGCCGGTCGGCGAAGGCGAGAAGAGGCGGCTCGAGAGAACCGGCGTGCTTTTCGAAACTCCGCTGCAGCGCTTGGCCAGCGACCGGTCTCTCCAAGGATTGAAAATCGGCCTCTCGATGTCTGAAAGCACCGATATCGCGCTGTATGGAATGGACAACCTGCATCTGGAAGAGTGCATGGCGGAGCTCTCACGCTACCTGCTGATCAAAGGCGCGACACTTGCTTACGGCGGGCATCTCGGGTCCGAGGGATACACCCGGCGCTTGATCGAACTAGTCAGCACTTACAACACTAACCGGGCACACGGCACAGCGGCCTTGGACAGGATTGTCAACTATCGGGGCTGGCCACTGCTCGATCTAGCCGAGGCCCAAAGATCGGAGCTCAAGCCCCTCTGTCAGACCGTGCTTCTCCCGCGCCCTGCGGACGTAGATGAATCGCTTCATCCTGAGATCTGCAAGCAAGCGCCCTCCTTCGCCGCGACGGATTCCGCGGAACACCGATTCGCCTGGGCACGGGGGATGACCGAGATGAGGGAATTCCAAGCAGATCGCACCAAGAGCGGGGTTGCGGCCATGATCGTCCTAGGAGGGCGATTCGGTCCCACGGTGAGAACCGACAAGGACGGCAACAAAAGCGAGGAATGGTACTCCGGGCGGATTCCAGGAGTGTTGGAGGAGGTCCTGCTCGCCATCAAGCTTGGGCAACCGGTCTTTCTCATCGGGGCCTTCGGCGGGGTGGCTGAGTTGGTCATCGACCTGCTCCGCGGCGAGGACCGGATGGAAGCGACTTGGGACTATCAAAAGAATGCACCCCATTCCGTGAAAATGCGGGAACTCTATGAAAGACGCGGGATTGGGTGGGTGGACTATCCGGAGATCGTCGCGACGATTCGCGCCAAGGGCATTGCAGGGATAAATCCGCTGCTAACTGAAGAAGAGCAGCACGAGCTATTCGACACTGTGAGCTACGCACGCATCGTCGAGTTGATCCTTGCGGGCTTGGGGAAGCTCTAG
- a CDS encoding integrase core domain-containing protein: protein MGIGTLILVTLAGWINRQQQDVIEYLREEVRVLRELHGKKRLRFSDDQRRRLAQKAKRLGLSRLKEVAAIVSPQTLLAWHRKLIASKYDSSGVRRGVGRPPTDEHLRDLVVRMAEENRSWGYTRIQGSLANLRHVVGRGTIAGILKGAGVEPAPRRGKETSWAEFLRVHWEVLAAADFFTVELWSWGRLTRYHVFFVIRLATRKVHIAGIIPEPDGRWMRQVGRNLTDCQEGFLRECRFLIHDRATVFTREFISILGCAGVQSIRLPARSPNLNAFAERFVRSVKSECLDQLILVGERSLRRAVDEFSAHYHEERNHQGLENKLIEANFAAGEAGELKCRERLGGLLRYYHREAA from the coding sequence ATGGGAATTGGAACCCTCATCCTAGTGACTCTCGCTGGCTGGATCAACCGACAGCAGCAGGACGTCATCGAGTATCTCCGGGAGGAGGTTCGTGTGCTCAGGGAGTTGCATGGGAAGAAGCGCCTGAGATTCTCCGATGATCAACGAAGGCGGCTTGCTCAGAAGGCGAAGCGCCTTGGATTGAGCCGACTCAAGGAGGTGGCCGCGATCGTCTCTCCGCAGACGCTCTTGGCCTGGCATCGGAAGCTGATCGCGTCAAAGTACGATTCGAGTGGTGTCCGTCGAGGGGTTGGCCGTCCTCCGACGGACGAGCATTTACGAGACCTGGTGGTGAGGATGGCGGAGGAGAATCGAAGCTGGGGCTATACCCGAATCCAAGGCTCGCTGGCGAACCTGAGGCATGTAGTCGGTCGCGGAACCATTGCCGGCATCCTGAAGGGGGCGGGAGTGGAGCCCGCTCCGCGACGAGGGAAGGAGACAAGCTGGGCGGAGTTCCTGCGCGTCCACTGGGAGGTCCTCGCTGCCGCGGATTTCTTCACCGTGGAGTTGTGGTCTTGGGGACGTCTTACACGCTATCACGTGTTCTTCGTGATCCGTCTCGCGACCCGGAAGGTCCATATTGCAGGGATCATCCCGGAACCGGACGGGAGGTGGATGAGGCAGGTCGGCCGGAATCTAACCGATTGCCAGGAGGGGTTCCTGCGAGAATGCAGGTTCCTCATCCACGACCGGGCGACCGTATTCACCCGGGAGTTCATATCGATCCTTGGGTGCGCGGGTGTGCAGTCAATCCGCCTTCCTGCCCGGTCGCCCAACCTGAACGCGTTCGCAGAGAGGTTCGTGCGCTCCGTCAAGTCCGAGTGTCTTGATCAATTGATCCTGGTGGGAGAACGATCGCTCCGGCGGGCGGTTGATGAGTTCAGCGCGCACTACCACGAAGAACGGAATCACCAAGGGCTGGAGAACAAGCTGATCGAAGCCAACTTTGCTGCCGGTGAAGCGGGCGAATTGAAGTGTCGGGAGCGCTTGGGAGGCCTGCTCCGCTATTACCACCGCGAGGCCGCATGA
- a CDS encoding outer membrane protein assembly factor BamB family protein, which yields MGKTGLGVHRWLSFPAEKMHQKFRAFISYRHDDNRGTGRNWAEWLQKELEDFQIPHELRGRADASGQPVPDSLFPVFRDVADLAASSSLPKSIQDGLFQSACLIVVCTDGIKDSIHVAEEIRFFKKIGRADRIFLLRVAGEGGVADFESLPDSLRLGDVDCTGSLDWSLPFSPLAADIAVDETGKEGWTTVSAHVASLRSEGFTAREAKLQARRYAAKLQAAKWKLAAAILKVDPYELTRRLQERELAAARRATRVFRRWLAAVGVFALLASVFGFMAWRQTDAERSQRERGDLLLQKASDNELAISAQELDANHWQVAMARARQALELRGDNLPAAQWVESLLIDHTPFRTIGVLDVEVAGGLECEESMCFSPDGTTIYVAGAYGASKSHAVRAYSTESGRQLWSTAVAGEPGSLCRLHDGRALSLAVEEGETGSLLILDAATGERLHTLPEKVLALAASPVAPLLALAVPVDKYKAELQIVDLATMSTRNAPLQSHTDRITGMRLSPDGRTAAIFGSYLLETIDISSGGQKGKTFFAGGLWDLQFSRDSARMAVSGRELAGAVVSVADGSKLWDLDLKEKGDRIHNFRRIVYSPEGGKVASCGGSQFVGAGDPETMIRIFNAESGELMGHIATDHVGEALAISEDGSILAYGDGESMSLVDLDRGRKIDTVEFANSPASIAFAPGNRCMAVACYPAGLYLLEMATSLHAFQSKPGQVDENASRSGERSVQWGGLADRRRPGNPANLAIAAVALHRGTGRLAYGGDDKRLCCADFPSGNLIWSRDFEESIHHAMYSEDGKVLAFTVKGGSTGDHLLEGMENILIKGSSSLYLNLVDADTGCHRWSQQLRFEGKRDAFAVKPLFLNQVVAVAGAGAWRIDTGAPDPAASAFFKKLDTVAIGRDGKLLARTAGTVQLLKWPSLEPLFSFEGIESSKFTAWSVEGSRLYSCSGGMVRALPAGSSGSGWEGRFDEEIIFLAECPGDICLVGSNGKLWALEGASGEEIWRKDLDEIIDLRVVAESGVIIACGGPHSYGLDIRSGREMFRRNHADKLLLSSEDSDGYNYVVGRFGIACDVVENSRFDRPVPSWFSNQLLQSQGWHTVRSGLAELDTPSQTSAALEVLRNEYSLLPLAASTGQSDAYGRMLGWLFRAREDRSVSPSSSVKLVDVAEQLFQSSEETKVWNAYHAAPWHPLAGFGLASISENDGRATWLREWGLSRLAAADAKAYDESTRARHFGLAAAMALEAKDTAIARKIIATSEAESLVHADIFLAKARLLTDAGEKQAARDSLIRAHELVEKDDHSAPAKAREIRTALVKALVEDNRSPEARDILRQHLAECRTKPGLLAEDIMETLQPLCNLLIAEGKPDEALGEIDRVLPVVQRFDGTVSKLEIMVLCLREALLTECNRLEDAFKQAKESFRLIQQLHGSDSREACDFASQIAGKYFRNKQYKEAADQLRFVVDARKKNLLPKNPLTLRSMHELSIVLRAGGERAEGLALLKETRDLATKYLGAEHDLTGRITKDLESEEEPPE from the coding sequence GTGGGAAAGACTGGTCTGGGAGTTCATCGTTGGCTGTCATTCCCGGCAGAAAAAATGCATCAGAAATTTAGGGCATTCATATCATATCGGCATGATGACAATCGTGGTACAGGACGCAATTGGGCTGAATGGCTTCAGAAGGAGCTGGAGGATTTCCAGATCCCTCATGAATTGCGCGGAAGGGCTGACGCCTCCGGTCAGCCGGTGCCGGATTCTCTGTTCCCGGTCTTCCGCGATGTAGCCGATCTCGCGGCCAGTTCAAGTCTTCCCAAGAGTATTCAGGACGGCCTCTTTCAAAGTGCATGCCTAATCGTTGTTTGCACGGACGGTATCAAGGATAGTATTCATGTGGCCGAGGAGATCCGCTTTTTCAAGAAAATCGGAAGGGCCGATCGGATCTTCCTCCTGAGAGTTGCTGGAGAAGGAGGCGTCGCGGATTTCGAATCTCTACCGGACAGTCTTCGGCTGGGTGATGTCGATTGTACCGGCTCATTGGATTGGAGCCTGCCATTCTCGCCTCTGGCTGCGGATATAGCAGTGGATGAGACAGGCAAAGAAGGCTGGACTACGGTTTCAGCTCATGTGGCCAGTCTCCGGAGCGAGGGCTTTACCGCTAGGGAGGCAAAGCTGCAGGCGAGGCGATACGCCGCCAAGTTGCAAGCCGCCAAGTGGAAGCTCGCCGCCGCCATCCTGAAAGTCGACCCTTACGAACTCACGCGACGCTTGCAAGAGCGGGAATTGGCGGCAGCCCGCCGCGCGACGCGTGTCTTTCGGCGCTGGCTTGCCGCCGTGGGAGTCTTTGCGCTCTTGGCCTCCGTTTTCGGTTTCATGGCATGGCGTCAGACCGATGCAGAGCGCTCACAACGCGAGCGCGGGGATCTCCTCCTGCAGAAGGCCAGCGACAACGAGCTGGCGATCTCCGCGCAGGAACTCGACGCCAACCACTGGCAGGTGGCTATGGCACGGGCGAGACAGGCGCTGGAATTGCGCGGTGACAATCTCCCGGCCGCCCAATGGGTGGAATCTCTGCTGATCGACCATACGCCCTTCCGCACCATCGGCGTGCTGGATGTGGAAGTCGCTGGTGGGCTGGAGTGCGAGGAGTCCATGTGCTTTTCTCCGGATGGAACGACAATCTATGTCGCCGGCGCTTATGGCGCGTCAAAGTCCCACGCCGTGCGGGCATACTCCACCGAGTCGGGTCGCCAGCTTTGGAGCACGGCTGTCGCGGGAGAGCCTGGTAGCCTATGCCGCTTGCATGATGGCAGGGCCCTCTCTTTGGCGGTGGAGGAAGGTGAAACCGGCTCCCTGCTGATTCTCGATGCTGCTACCGGCGAGCGCCTTCACACCTTGCCGGAGAAAGTCTTGGCTCTCGCGGCTTCTCCCGTAGCCCCTCTGCTGGCGCTAGCAGTGCCGGTCGATAAGTATAAGGCCGAGCTTCAGATCGTGGATCTAGCGACGATGTCCACGAGAAATGCACCGCTCCAGTCCCATACCGATCGAATCACCGGAATGCGGTTGAGTCCTGATGGTCGCACCGCAGCGATTTTCGGCAGCTATTTGCTCGAGACCATCGACATCAGCTCCGGAGGCCAAAAGGGCAAGACCTTCTTCGCAGGCGGCTTGTGGGACCTGCAGTTCTCACGCGACTCTGCCCGAATGGCGGTCTCGGGACGGGAGTTGGCGGGTGCAGTGGTTTCCGTGGCAGATGGATCCAAGTTGTGGGATCTCGACTTGAAAGAGAAAGGCGATCGGATTCACAATTTTCGCAGGATAGTTTATTCGCCTGAAGGAGGCAAAGTGGCTTCCTGCGGAGGTTCGCAATTTGTGGGTGCCGGAGATCCCGAAACAATGATTCGGATATTCAATGCCGAATCAGGAGAATTGATGGGCCATATTGCTACGGATCACGTTGGTGAAGCTTTGGCCATATCGGAAGATGGCAGCATCTTGGCATACGGGGACGGAGAAAGTATGTCCCTGGTGGATTTGGACAGGGGCAGGAAAATCGATACCGTCGAGTTTGCAAATTCTCCTGCATCAATCGCCTTCGCCCCTGGAAATCGCTGCATGGCCGTGGCTTGCTATCCAGCGGGCCTCTATCTTTTGGAAATGGCTACCTCACTTCATGCGTTCCAATCGAAACCGGGGCAGGTAGATGAGAATGCATCCCGTTCAGGAGAAAGAAGTGTGCAGTGGGGTGGCCTCGCAGACCGCCGTCGCCCGGGAAATCCTGCAAATCTGGCAATAGCGGCCGTGGCTCTACATCGAGGCACGGGGCGCTTGGCATATGGCGGAGACGACAAACGTCTGTGTTGCGCGGATTTTCCTTCAGGGAATCTCATTTGGTCCCGTGATTTCGAGGAGAGTATCCATCATGCGATGTATTCTGAAGACGGAAAGGTTCTTGCCTTCACTGTAAAGGGTGGATCTACAGGAGATCATCTCCTGGAAGGAATGGAGAACATCCTCATCAAGGGATCAAGCTCGCTCTATCTGAATCTGGTGGACGCTGATACTGGCTGCCACCGCTGGAGCCAACAACTGCGTTTTGAGGGAAAGCGCGACGCGTTTGCAGTTAAGCCACTCTTCTTGAATCAAGTCGTTGCGGTCGCTGGTGCCGGTGCCTGGCGCATTGACACGGGGGCACCGGATCCGGCTGCATCCGCTTTCTTCAAAAAGTTGGACACCGTTGCGATAGGCAGGGACGGGAAGCTTCTCGCGCGGACGGCTGGAACTGTCCAACTGCTGAAATGGCCTTCGCTGGAGCCGCTCTTCTCCTTTGAAGGGATAGAGAGCTCCAAGTTCACCGCGTGGTCGGTCGAAGGGAGTCGACTCTACTCTTGCAGTGGCGGCATGGTCAGAGCACTTCCTGCGGGCTCATCGGGATCCGGGTGGGAAGGCCGCTTCGATGAGGAAATCATCTTCTTGGCTGAATGTCCCGGCGATATCTGCCTCGTGGGTAGTAATGGGAAACTCTGGGCCTTGGAGGGCGCGTCAGGGGAAGAGATTTGGCGGAAAGATCTAGATGAAATCATTGACCTTCGTGTCGTCGCGGAGAGTGGGGTGATTATCGCTTGCGGCGGGCCGCATAGCTACGGCTTGGACATCCGCTCGGGAAGGGAAATGTTCCGCCGGAATCACGCCGACAAGCTGCTTCTGTCCAGCGAAGATTCGGATGGCTACAATTATGTCGTGGGACGCTTCGGCATAGCCTGTGACGTGGTGGAGAACTCTCGATTCGACCGCCCTGTGCCCTCTTGGTTCTCGAATCAACTGCTGCAATCACAGGGGTGGCATACCGTTAGGAGCGGGCTCGCGGAGCTGGATACCCCGAGCCAGACCTCTGCAGCCTTGGAAGTGTTGAGAAACGAATATAGCCTCCTGCCCTTGGCTGCTAGCACCGGACAGAGCGATGCTTATGGCCGGATGCTTGGCTGGTTGTTCAGGGCGCGGGAAGACAGATCGGTGTCCCCTTCGTCCTCGGTGAAGCTGGTGGACGTCGCGGAGCAGCTTTTCCAGAGTTCGGAGGAGACCAAGGTTTGGAATGCCTATCATGCCGCCCCGTGGCATCCATTGGCCGGATTCGGACTCGCCTCGATAAGCGAGAATGATGGGCGCGCCACCTGGCTCCGCGAGTGGGGTCTGTCCCGGCTCGCCGCGGCAGACGCCAAGGCCTATGATGAATCCACGCGTGCCAGACACTTTGGCTTGGCCGCGGCGATGGCGCTGGAAGCGAAGGATACCGCCATCGCCCGGAAGATCATCGCCACGAGCGAAGCTGAATCCCTCGTCCATGCCGATATCTTCTTGGCGAAGGCGCGCCTGCTGACAGACGCTGGTGAGAAACAAGCGGCTCGCGACTCACTGATCCGAGCGCATGAACTCGTGGAGAAAGATGATCACTCTGCTCCTGCGAAGGCCCGGGAGATCCGCACCGCTTTGGTCAAGGCGCTGGTGGAGGATAACCGGTCTCCCGAGGCTCGGGACATCCTACGTCAGCATCTTGCAGAATGCCGCACCAAGCCGGGACTACTTGCCGAGGACATCATGGAAACCCTGCAACCCCTGTGCAATCTGCTCATTGCGGAGGGAAAGCCGGATGAGGCCCTCGGCGAAATCGATCGTGTGCTTCCTGTCGTCCAGCGCTTCGATGGCACGGTCTCGAAGCTTGAAATCATGGTTCTGTGTCTGCGAGAGGCGTTGTTAACGGAATGCAATCGGCTGGAAGATGCGTTCAAGCAGGCCAAGGAATCCTTTCGACTCATCCAACAATTGCACGGAAGCGACAGCCGGGAGGCCTGCGATTTCGCATCCCAGATTGCCGGGAAGTATTTCCGCAACAAACAGTACAAGGAGGCCGCCGACCAATTGCGTTTCGTCGTCGATGCCCGGAAGAAGAACCTCCTGCCTAAGAATCCGCTTACCTTGCGCTCGATGCATGAGCTTTCCATCGTCCTCCGTGCTGGTGGGGAGCGTGCTGAGGGTTTGGCTCTCTTGAAGGAAACCCGCGATTTGGCGACGAAGTATCTCGGCGCGGAACACGACCTGACCGGTCGTATCACGAAGGATCTGGAAAGCGAAGAGGAGCCGCCAGAGTAA
- a CDS encoding DUF4259 domain-containing protein yields the protein MGAWSEHTFGNDAACDWAFGFIEHPDLARLEVETDSFLSNDGHLDSGLSCQCLAACEVLARLRGDWGRRDAYSQRLDEWISLNPSDVPLELLEKSRKAIEMILSDSSELNGVVSRNSNSALHAASRW from the coding sequence ATGGGTGCTTGGTCAGAACATACCTTTGGAAATGACGCCGCCTGCGATTGGGCATTTGGATTTATCGAACACCCCGACCTTGCAAGATTGGAGGTCGAAACTGATTCGTTCTTATCAAACGATGGTCATTTGGACAGCGGCCTCTCTTGTCAATGCCTTGCAGCATGTGAAGTGCTTGCCCGGTTGCGAGGCGACTGGGGGCGCCGCGACGCCTACTCTCAACGGCTCGACGAGTGGATTTCGCTGAATCCATCAGATGTGCCGTTAGAGCTTTTGGAGAAATCCCGAAAGGCGATCGAAATGATTCTGAGCGATTCATCGGAACTCAATGGCGTAGTGTCCAGAAATTCAAACTCCGCTCTTCATGCGGCCTCGCGGTGGTAA
- a CDS encoding tetratricopeptide repeat protein, translated as MIASALLVMAAGSRLFAHGAYHDVVKEIEGKLAVTPDDAALHYRLAEAHAGHEEWLLCLDEIATVEGLAPGEHPTGYLRGWALQIGGKEKEAKEALDAFLRDSPDHPQALAVRGRVRMKLGDTEGAAADLGKALQQHPDPESDFIVEVAEARVAAQDPVAAIRALDDGLIRFGPMPPLLLVALKVETQTKAWDAALSRIDALQKSAPRPEPWMAKRAALFATAGRVADARAAWTALRDRLLALPNLERGTPQNLQLLKEARQALGESAPEPVVAPPSPSP; from the coding sequence GTGATCGCGAGTGCCCTGCTCGTGATGGCCGCGGGTTCGCGTCTCTTCGCGCACGGTGCCTACCACGACGTGGTGAAGGAGATCGAAGGGAAGCTGGCGGTGACTCCCGATGACGCGGCATTGCACTATCGCCTCGCCGAGGCGCATGCGGGTCATGAGGAGTGGTTGCTCTGCCTCGATGAGATCGCGACCGTAGAAGGCCTCGCACCGGGCGAACATCCCACCGGCTACCTGCGCGGCTGGGCCTTGCAGATCGGTGGCAAGGAAAAGGAGGCTAAGGAAGCGCTGGACGCCTTCCTCAGGGATTCCCCCGATCATCCGCAGGCACTGGCCGTGCGTGGACGCGTACGGATGAAGCTGGGCGATACCGAGGGCGCCGCCGCGGACCTTGGCAAAGCCTTGCAACAGCATCCCGATCCGGAATCGGACTTTATCGTGGAGGTCGCCGAAGCCCGCGTGGCGGCACAGGATCCGGTGGCCGCGATCCGTGCGCTGGATGACGGGCTCATCAGGTTCGGCCCGATGCCTCCGCTGCTGCTTGTGGCCTTGAAAGTCGAAACGCAGACCAAGGCGTGGGACGCGGCGCTCAGCCGCATCGACGCCCTGCAGAAGTCCGCCCCCCGGCCCGAGCCGTGGATGGCGAAGCGTGCCGCATTGTTCGCGACCGCGGGCCGGGTCGCCGATGCGCGCGCCGCGTGGACCGCGCTCCGAGACCGCCTGCTCGCCTTGCCGAATCTCGAGCGCGGCACGCCACAGAATCTCCAGCTCCTCAAGGAAGCCCGGCAAGCCCTCGGCGAATCCGCGCCCGAGCCTGTCGTCGCCCCGCCATCCCCCTCTCCCTGA